Within the Thalassotalea ponticola genome, the region GAAATAGTCAATTTAACCAACTTGATGATAAAGATGCTTTAGTTGTTTATCAGATAACACGTACAGCACCCAAACTAGGCCAATTTGAATAGGTGGCCAGCTACGGTGCTAACCTATTTCGTAGCTTGATAAGTGGCGATAACTATTTAGGGAATGTGTATGTCGTGGAAGGAAGCACTGCACCGCTAATTATATGTACCAATAAGGAATATATCGTGTTGTAAACAACGATTATAAGTGACACACGGTCGGGTGCATATCGATTACTAGTGCATCAATTCTGTAAGGGTAATAAAAACCGAAAAAACCAGCGCACATACGCTCGGTAACATTAAAATCCAAAATAAAGACACCGTGGTAATCATAAACACCTTCTTATTTATCAACTAGTGAACGCAGGGAGTAACGTCGTATTAGTTAACGTTGTGTTGAGTAATATGTCTATTAGTCGTCACAAGTCTTAAAAAGGTTTAAATCACAGGTATTAAATCCTTAACTTTAGGTGATAGTTAGGCACTACATCATGTTGTGCCTAAAAAAAACGGATACATATTGTATCCGTTTGGCAAATTAACTGGGCACTTGATTATTTAGAACCGTAAACACGCCAATTCTCGGCAATAAAAACAGCTAGGCGTTGTCAGCGTCAACGGTCGTTAATGCAAAAGCCTCGCGAAGCACGCGCGAGTCAGCTCCAGATTTTCCCGCATTTTCACTTAAGTAGCGACGATATTTACGCGCGCCAGGTAAGCCATTACACAAACCCAACATGTGACGCACAATGTGCCACACACGTGGTCCGTGTTTTTCATCAGAGATCACCTTATCGATATAATCACACATCTGATCAATCACCTGCTGACGTGAAATCTGCGGGTAGTCTTTATTAAAAATATGTTGATCTGCCAAGCTCAACAAATACGGATTTTGATACACTTCACGACCAATCATTACACCGTCGATATGTTGTAAATGTTGAGTCGACTCTTCAAGCGTTTTAATTCCACCATTGATCGAAATCATTAACTCGGGAAAGTCTTTTTTAATGCGGTAAACACGAGAGTAATCAAGCGGCGGAATTTCGCGGTTTTCTTTTGGGCTTAAACCGCTAAGCCAGGCTTTTCTTGCGTGAATAATAAAGTGCTCACAGCCTGCGTCGCTAACCGTATCAATAAATTGATGTAAAAAGTCATAGCTGTCTTGATCGTCAATGCCGATACGAGATTTTACAGTAACCGGCACTGAAACCGCGTTTTGCATGGTATTAACGCAGTCTGCGACCAATGTAGGTTCAGCCATCAAACACGCGCCAAAGCGGCCGTTTTGAACCCGATCAGACGGGCAACCGACGTTGATATTAATTGCATCGTAGCCGTATTGCTCTGCAATTTTTGCACACTCTGTCATCGCTTTTACATCGCTACCACCCAATTGCAGTACCAAGGGATGCTCTTCGGTGTTATAACTTAGGTAATCTCCCTTACCATACAAAATAGCTCCTGTGGTCACCATTTCGGTGTACAACACCGTATGCTTAGACAGTACGCGCAAAAAATAGCGACAATGGCGATCTGTCCAATCGAGCATTGGAGCGACTGAGAGTTGTTCTGTAAATGGCTTATCCATGAAATTCTTTGAAAACCTTATAAATAAAGGGTTATAGGCAAACGCGCCTGAAAAACCCAACAAGTTCATTTGCTCTAAATAGGACCCCAAATAGGTCCCCAAATTACTGCAGGTCCCCCTATAGGTACCCAAAATACAGGAGCATTAAGTTGGCACATTTTAGCATAGAAACTATCGACAAGAGCAATACCAATAACGGTTCTAGCACATTTCTCGACACATCGATTGCTATAAACTGCGCTTTGGCGACCAACAGGGTGTTTTATTCCTTTATTTCTACCTTCCAAGGGGGATCGATACGATTCTCGCCAGCCCAATAAAGTTTTATTTTATTACCTGACGGATCTCTTAAAATGGCTTCTTTCCACAAATACCGCTGATCTTGTGGCGCTTGCTCAAAAACAATGCCTTTTTCACTTAGCCGTTGACACAGTTCCTCTAGCTCTTCGTGTTCAAAATAGATCACTGAGTGATTTTCAAAGTCTTCTCTTTCTAATGATAAGGAAAATGTCGAGTCGCCATCTGGGCAGGTAAAACGCGCATAGTGGGGCGTGTCGACAATTTGAGTAAATCCTAGCTTAAGGTAAAACTGCACAGCTTCCTGCATATTTTTTACCGGCATGGTAACTTGGTTAAGTTGCATTGGACCTCCTGGCGTTTATTTTATGTATTCGCGGTAACTTGACTAGCCCTTACTAAAACATGACCTTTATCGATACGGGATAAAAATCGCAATTCATCGCTTGCAGAGCTGATTAAAATGGCTTTAATAACCTGAAATATCACATTATTCTGGCTCGCGAGCGTTGTTGATATCGGCGGTCGCTATTACTACAAACGAAGCTGGCATCAAGCACGAGGTATGATACACTAGGTTTAATCGACACAGTGCAACAATATTTATGGAATCTTCACAACTACTTGAATTAGCAAGAGAATACTGTAAGAAAAACGGTAGTCGACTCACCCCTGCTCGTGAACAAGTTTTTCTTTTGTTGGCTCAAAATCAAGGCGCGATTGGCGCGTATGACTTACTTGAACAATTAAAGCAAATTGATCCCGGTGCTAAACCAGCCACCGTCTATCGGGCACTCGATTTTCTCGCGAGCCAAGGGTTTGTTCATAAGATTGAATCGATCAATGCGTTTTTAATGTGCGACCACTTCAGCGAATGCAGTCACCCCGTTCAGTTACTCATTTGCGATCACTGTAGCAGTGTGGAAGAAATTCAGTCAAACAATTTAGATCTCGCCTTACGGGCGATGGCTGATGCCAGTGGCTTTACCATAACCAAGCAAGTAGTAGAAGCACACGGACGGTGTAAGAATTGCCAGCGCGCTACCTAACTGTAGCGCGACATCTCGTTAGATATAATCAATAAAATTACGCCGTTAATGAACGCCGGTTTATTGTAGTTCGTTTTGTTTTTCGCTATTTGAGTATATTGGGCGATCGCCTAACGAGTTGCGCACGTGACAATCGCCATCAAGAACGGCAATAATGATTTTATTGTCGCGGTATGATTCTGGAAAAATCACCCGCCGATCACTTTGTACGGTGACATTGGTCAGCACATCGGAACACAGTGACATCATATCATCTTGCTCATAATACAACACGGTTACAGCATTATTATTACTTTGCATAAGTGAAGCCTCACAATCGTCAATAAGCGCTAAAAAATTAGAACTTCAGTCCTTTTTTTAACCGCAATAGCATAACTATAGCCAACATTTTTAGTTTTACGAATTGGGTCAATAGTTACTCTGAAGCGATGACCAAGAAAGAACCTAGCGTATTGGCTGTATCAGTGAGGTGCGCTTTGACTAAAGAAGATCAGCGCAGGATGATTTTTACCCGACGGGAAATATTACACAATAGCTCGTAAGCAATGGTGGTGGCATGTGCTGCCACGCGATTAATATTGAGGTTTTTACCCCACAGTTCAACGTGGTCGCCAATCTTATCTTTGGCAGCAACGCCCAGATCAACGGTGATCATGTCCATTGACACGCGCCCCACTAATGGTACTTCTCGGCCATTTATCAATACTGGTGTACCGTTTTGAGCATGTCGTGGATAGCCGTCTCCATAACCAATAGCAACCACGCCAATGCAGGTGTCCTGCTTGGCTTGCCAAGCAGCGCTATAACCTATCGACTCTCCTGCTTTTATATGACGAATCGCAATCAAGCTTGAATGCAAAGTCATCACCGGTTGTAAGTCTATAGGTAAAGCACCTTCGCTGATGCGAGGGTCAATGCCGTATAACATCAATCCAGGGCGAACCCATTGATAATGGCATTCTGGCCAAGCGCAGATAGCCGCGGAATTAGCTAATGTGCGCTCTCCACTAAACGGTGCGGTAATTTGCTCAAATAACTGTTGTTGATGGCGAGTTTGTTCACTTTCCAAGTCATCAGCGCAGGCCAAGTGACTCATCAATCGAAGATTGTCTTTAACCACTTTACATTGGCGTAAACGTTGATAAAACTCGGCGCACTCATCCGGCTCTATACCAAGGCGATGCATGCCGGTGTCTATCTTCAGCCAAACTTGAATCGCATCTTCAACATCGGCTTGTTCAAGTGCTTCGAGTTGTTGGCGATTGTGTACGACAGTTTGTAAATTGTTGGCTGCAATGATCGGCAGGTGTTGCTTATCAAAAAAACCTTCAAGTAAAACTATGGGCTGAACAATGCCTCCTTGACGCAATTCCAAAGCTTCCTCGATACGCGCGACACCAAAGGCATTGGCTTGCGGTAACGCTTTGGCTATTTGTACCAAACCGTGACCATAGGCGTTAGCTTTGAGTACGGCCAATACCTTACTGGCCGGAGCTATGTTTTTAATGCACTGATAATTGTGTAATAGTGCCGCGGTATCAATGGTTGCGGTGGCTGTTTGCTGGGCGTTGAACATCAATTATTAATCTTCGTCCATAATGCCGCCTGGTCCGGCAAAGTTATCAAAGCGAGAGTATTGACCTTGGAATGTCACTCTAACCCGACCGATGGGGCCGTTACGTTGTTTACCAATAATGATTTCTGCGGTGCCCTTATCCGGTGAATCGTCGTGATAAACTTCATCGCGATAAATAAACATAATCAAGTCAGCATCTTGCTCGATAGAGCCCGATTCACGCAAATCCGAGTTTACCGGACGCTTATCAGCGCGTTGCTCCAATGAACGGTTCAGCTGTGATAGGGCGACAACCGGAATATTTAACTCTTTCGCCAATGCTTTTAATGAACGGGATATTTCGGCGATTTCTAGGGTACGGTTATCGCTAAATTGCGGCACGCGCATTAATTGTAGGTAATCGACCATGATCATTGACAAACCACCGTGATCGCGAGCTACTCGACGAGCGCGCGAGCGAACTTCGGTTGGCGTCAAACCCGCAGCATCATCGACAAATAATTTACCTTTTTCAACTAATATGCCCATGGTCGATGACAGTCTCGCCCAATCTTCGTCGTTTAACTGACCGGTACGAATTTTGGTTTGGTCTATGCGTCCAAGTGATGCCAACATACGCATCATGATTTGTTCTGATGGCATCTCCAACGAGAACACTAAAGCGGGCTTGTCGTGAGTCATTGCCGCACTCTCGACTAAGTTCATAGCAAAGGTGGTTTTACCCATTGATGGGCGAGCAGCAACAATGATCAAATCTGAGGGTTGCATCCCCGCGGTCATTTTGTCGAGATCAGTAAATCCGGTAGATACACCAGTTACCCCATCGTGTGGTTGACCGTAAAGTTTTTCAATTTTATCAACGGTCTTCTCCATGATTGAGTGAATACTTTCAGGGCCTTCCGATTTATTCGCGCGTTGTTCGGCAATGGCAAAGACCTTACCTTCAGCAAAATCGAGTAATTCTGCACTGCTGCGACCGCTGGTGTCATAACTGGCATCGGCAATTTCATTTGCCACAGCAATCAGCTCTCGGGTTACCGCACGTTCTCTAACAATCCCAGCGTAAGCGAGAATATTCGCCGCACTCGGGGTGTTTTTCATCATTTCGGCGAGATAAACAAAGCCGCCAACATCATCAATTTGCTGCTGATTTTCCAGCGCTTCTGATAAGGTAATCAGATCAACCGGATGACCTTTTTCAATCAAGTCACCAATGTTGGTAAATATGATGCGATGAGCGCGCGAGTAAAAGTCTTCGGCAACAACGCGTTCAGAGACATTATCCCAGGCATTGTTATCAAGCAATAAGCCACCTAATACTGATTGCTCAGCCTCCATCGAATGAGGGGCAACTTTTAACTGCTCAACCTGTTTGTCTTTGGCTTGATGCTTAGCCTGCTTTTGCGCCATGGGTAATGAAATCCTGTACAGCTGAAATAGATATTACGTTAGCTGTCCAATTTAAGCGATTTCGAGCAAAATTTGAAGTGAAAAATGATTTCAGCCAATAGTTTTCAACGTCCTTTAACGGTGCATTCAAGTGGTGAATAACGGCGGATCTTTTTCTTTTGGCTTAGGGCACTGAGCTAAAATGGTGTAATCGTTGGATATCGGCTCTTTTTGCACTAATTTAACGTCAAACTGCCACAGTGAGTGCAGGTGCTTGATCACTTCGTTAAAGCTGTCGTGTAACGGCACGTTATCGACGGCAAAATATTCCAGTGTTAGTGACCTATCGCCATTCACATCAGCGTCAATAATTTGCACATTGGCCTCAAGTTGACTGAGATCGTATTGCCTAGCCAGCGCACTGCGCACTTGACGATAGCCCTGTTCGTTGTGAATGGCCACAACATCAAGGTGATTTTGTCGCTCGTCATCATGTAGCTGAAACAGTTTCATTTCGCGCATTAAGTGAGGTGATAAAAACTGACTGATAAAACTTTCATCTTTAAAATTTTGCATCGCAAAGGTCACCGTTTCCAGCCAGTCTTTTCCCGCGATATCTGGAAACCATCGCTTGTCTTCTTCGCTTGGGTTTTCACAAATACGGCGGATATCCATAAACATATTAAAGCCCAGTGCGTATGGGTTGATGCCGTTGTATGCTGGGTGGTTATACGGTAATTGGGTGATAACATTAGAGTGATGGTGAATAAACTCCATCATAAAGTTATCGCTGAGTAGGCCTTCGTCATAGAGGTGATTAATTATGGTGTAATGCCAAAAACACGCCCAGCCTTCATTCATCACCTGAGTTTGTCGCTGGGGATAAAAATACTGACCGATTTTGCGCACAATGCGCACGATTTCACGTTGCCAAGTTTCTAATTTAGGCGCGTTTTTTTCGATAAAATAAAGCAAGTTTTCTTGCGGTTGCTCAGGAAATCGTTGCTGTTTGGGTGCGTGCTCTTGTTGTAGTTGTTTATCGACTCGCTGCCACAGCGCATCGAGATGAGACTGTAAAAACTCTTCTCTGGCCAGTTGTTGTTCCTTTTCTTGCGCAACCGACAGTTTTTGCGGGCGTTTATAGCGATCGACGCCCAGATTCATTAACGCATGGCAAGCATCTAACGTATCTTCTACGGCATCTATGCCATGCTTTTGTTCACATTGATGAATATAGTTTTTGGCAAACAGCATGTAATCAATAATCGAATCTGCGTCAGTCCATGTTCTAAATAAATAATTGCCTTTGAAAAATGAATTATGACCATAGCTCGCATGGGCAATAACTAACGCCTGCATAATCATCGTATTTTCTTCCATTAAATAGGCGATACAAGGATTTGAATTAATGACAATTTCGTAGGCCAAGCCCATATGACCACGGCGGTAACTTTGCTGAGTTTGAATAAATTTTTTGCCAAAACTCCAATGCTGATAGCCAATCGGCATACCGATACAAGCGTATGCATCCATCATTTGCTCAGACGTTATCATCTCAATTTGATTGGGGTAACAGTCTAAACCATAGTGGTTGGCGACTCGTTCAATGTGTGCTTGATAACGCTGAAGGTTCTCAAAAGTCCAGTCAGGACCGTCGTCTAGTGGTGTATTCGATTTAACCTGTTGTCTGGTATTAGCCATAAGTCACCTTCGACGTTGTTCTTTCTGCTTTTTTAAATAGCTCTCTAAATACCGGATAGATATCCTGGGCATCTTTTATTTGACGCATCGTAAAATGGCTGTGTTCAATAGCCAGCTTTTGATAGTGTTGCCACATCGCTTTGGGGACCAACTTATTGATCTCGATATAAGTGAAGTAGCGACACACAGGCAACAGTTTTTTCTCCAGTAGTTGCATGCATTTTGGCGTATCGTCCTGCCAATTGTCACCGTCGCTGGCTTGCGCACCATAAATATTCCACTGCTGTGCAGGGTAGCGTTCCTCGATGATCTCATCCATTAACTGCAAAGCCGATGAGACAATGGTGCCACCGGTTTCGCGAGAGTAAAAAAAGTCGTGTTCACTGACTTCTTTAGCGGTGGTGTGATGGGTTATGTAGACCACGTCAATGTGCTCGTAATTGCGCGATAAAAACAGATACAACATAATGTAAAACCGCTTCGCCATATCTTTGGTTTGCTGGGTCATTGAGCCCGACACATCCATCAGGCAAAACATGACCGCCTTCGATGTTGGCACCGACTTTTGCTCGTAGTTGCGAAAGCGCAAATCAAAGGTATCAATAAATGGCACCCGTTGGATTTTCTCTTTGAGTTTTTCTATTTCCTCGTCGAGTTTGGCAATTTCACGCTCTCGTTGCTCACTAAACATCAACAATTGCTGCTCGACGAGCTCGTCGCGAGCCTGCTCACACCCTCTGAGTTCAGCTCGTGTCGAGGCGGTCATTGCCACTTTTCTCGCCATCGACTTTTGCAACGAACGAACAATATCTAAATTGGCGGGTACACCGGTGTTGCAGTAGCCACTGCGCACCGTTTTAGTCTCTTGTAATTGGTTTTGCTGTTTGTTTTCAAGGTTGGGTAATTCTAAATCTTCAAATAGTAAATCAATGTACTCATCGGCAGAAATAGAAAAGTTGAAATTGTCCTCGCCGCTTCCACTGTCCGAGGCATTACCTTGCCCCTGACCTTGACCAGATCCCATCGGTGGTTTGGCAATTTTATCGCCCCGATTAAACTGATCATTGCCGGGCAGCACGATATCGCGCTTGCCCCCAGCGCCTCGCTTAAACACGGGTTCGTTCAAATCTTTATCGGGAATGGTGACGTTTTGATCCGAGGTGTGATCAGTCACCTGACGCTCGGTTATCGACTTGGCTAACGATTCCTTTATTTGCCGTTTGTAACGGCGCACAAACCTCTGTCTATTAACCATAGATTTATTTTTACCGTTTAAACGTCTGTCGATAAAATTTACCATTTTACCTCCGTGCAAAAAGATAGCAGCCTCTGTTGCTCACCCAAGACATAGATTGACAAGCAACAACCTCGATGTTCACTACTCTGTATTACGATGACTTTCTCACCCGCAAATACCACTCACACAGCAAGCGAACTTGCTTTTGGGTATAGCCTTTCTCAACCATGCGCTCGACAAATTGATCGTGTTTTTTCTGATCTTCTGAAGAGGTTTTGGTATTGAAGGAAATAACAGGGAGCAAGTCTTCCGTGTTTGAAAACATTTTTTTCTCAATAACGGTACGCAGCTTTTCATAACTCGTCCACGCTGGGTTTTGACCATTGTTATTGGCTTTTGCGCGCAGTACAAAATTAACAATTTCATTGCGAAAATCTTTTGGATTTGAAATACCTGCCGGTTTTTCAATTTTTTCTAACTCGTCATTTAATGCGCTTCGATCGAGAATTTGTCCCGTATCAGAATCTCGGTACTCTTGGTCTTGAATCCAAAAGTCGGCGTAAACCACATAGCGATCAAAAATATTTTGACCGTATTCTGAGTACGACTCTAAGTACGCGGTTTGAATTTCTTTGCCAATGAAATCAATGTACTGAGGTACCAAGTAGCCCTTTATAAACTCGAGATACTTATCGCTGGTTTCTTTTGGCAACTGTTCG harbors:
- the dusA gene encoding tRNA dihydrouridine(20/20a) synthase DusA; this translates as MDKPFTEQLSVAPMLDWTDRHCRYFLRVLSKHTVLYTEMVTTGAILYGKGDYLSYNTEEHPLVLQLGGSDVKAMTECAKIAEQYGYDAININVGCPSDRVQNGRFGACLMAEPTLVADCVNTMQNAVSVPVTVKSRIGIDDQDSYDFLHQFIDTVSDAGCEHFIIHARKAWLSGLSPKENREIPPLDYSRVYRIKKDFPELMISINGGIKTLEESTQHLQHIDGVMIGREVYQNPYLLSLADQHIFNKDYPQISRQQVIDQMCDYIDKVISDEKHGPRVWHIVRHMLGLCNGLPGARKYRRYLSENAGKSGADSRVLREAFALTTVDADNA
- a CDS encoding VOC family protein, which codes for MQLNQVTMPVKNMQEAVQFYLKLGFTQIVDTPHYARFTCPDGDSTFSLSLEREDFENHSVIYFEHEELEELCQRLSEKGIVFEQAPQDQRYLWKEAILRDPSGNKIKLYWAGENRIDPPWKVEIKE
- a CDS encoding transcriptional repressor, with product MESSQLLELAREYCKKNGSRLTPAREQVFLLLAQNQGAIGAYDLLEQLKQIDPGAKPATVYRALDFLASQGFVHKIESINAFLMCDHFSECSHPVQLLICDHCSSVEEIQSNNLDLALRAMADASGFTITKQVVEAHGRCKNCQRAT
- a CDS encoding DUF2375 family protein, yielding MQSNNNAVTVLYYEQDDMMSLCSDVLTNVTVQSDRRVIFPESYRDNKIIIAVLDGDCHVRNSLGDRPIYSNSEKQNELQ
- the alr gene encoding alanine racemase; its protein translation is MFNAQQTATATIDTAALLHNYQCIKNIAPASKVLAVLKANAYGHGLVQIAKALPQANAFGVARIEEALELRQGGIVQPIVLLEGFFDKQHLPIIAANNLQTVVHNRQQLEALEQADVEDAIQVWLKIDTGMHRLGIEPDECAEFYQRLRQCKVVKDNLRLMSHLACADDLESEQTRHQQQLFEQITAPFSGERTLANSAAICAWPECHYQWVRPGLMLYGIDPRISEGALPIDLQPVMTLHSSLIAIRHIKAGESIGYSAAWQAKQDTCIGVVAIGYGDGYPRHAQNGTPVLINGREVPLVGRVSMDMITVDLGVAAKDKIGDHVELWGKNLNINRVAAHATTIAYELLCNISRRVKIILR
- the dnaB gene encoding replicative DNA helicase, whose amino-acid sequence is MAQKQAKHQAKDKQVEQLKVAPHSMEAEQSVLGGLLLDNNAWDNVSERVVAEDFYSRAHRIIFTNIGDLIEKGHPVDLITLSEALENQQQIDDVGGFVYLAEMMKNTPSAANILAYAGIVRERAVTRELIAVANEIADASYDTSGRSSAELLDFAEGKVFAIAEQRANKSEGPESIHSIMEKTVDKIEKLYGQPHDGVTGVSTGFTDLDKMTAGMQPSDLIIVAARPSMGKTTFAMNLVESAAMTHDKPALVFSLEMPSEQIMMRMLASLGRIDQTKIRTGQLNDEDWARLSSTMGILVEKGKLFVDDAAGLTPTEVRSRARRVARDHGGLSMIMVDYLQLMRVPQFSDNRTLEIAEISRSLKALAKELNIPVVALSQLNRSLEQRADKRPVNSDLRESGSIEQDADLIMFIYRDEVYHDDSPDKGTAEIIIGKQRNGPIGRVRVTFQGQYSRFDNFAGPGGIMDED
- a CDS encoding SpoVR family protein, coding for MANTRQQVKSNTPLDDGPDWTFENLQRYQAHIERVANHYGLDCYPNQIEMITSEQMMDAYACIGMPIGYQHWSFGKKFIQTQQSYRRGHMGLAYEIVINSNPCIAYLMEENTMIMQALVIAHASYGHNSFFKGNYLFRTWTDADSIIDYMLFAKNYIHQCEQKHGIDAVEDTLDACHALMNLGVDRYKRPQKLSVAQEKEQQLAREEFLQSHLDALWQRVDKQLQQEHAPKQQRFPEQPQENLLYFIEKNAPKLETWQREIVRIVRKIGQYFYPQRQTQVMNEGWACFWHYTIINHLYDEGLLSDNFMMEFIHHHSNVITQLPYNHPAYNGINPYALGFNMFMDIRRICENPSEEDKRWFPDIAGKDWLETVTFAMQNFKDESFISQFLSPHLMREMKLFQLHDDERQNHLDVVAIHNEQGYRQVRSALARQYDLSQLEANVQIIDADVNGDRSLTLEYFAVDNVPLHDSFNEVIKHLHSLWQFDVKLVQKEPISNDYTILAQCPKPKEKDPPLFTT
- a CDS encoding YeaH/YhbH family protein → MVNFIDRRLNGKNKSMVNRQRFVRRYKRQIKESLAKSITERQVTDHTSDQNVTIPDKDLNEPVFKRGAGGKRDIVLPGNDQFNRGDKIAKPPMGSGQGQGQGNASDSGSGEDNFNFSISADEYIDLLFEDLELPNLENKQQNQLQETKTVRSGYCNTGVPANLDIVRSLQKSMARKVAMTASTRAELRGCEQARDELVEQQLLMFSEQREREIAKLDEEIEKLKEKIQRVPFIDTFDLRFRNYEQKSVPTSKAVMFCLMDVSGSMTQQTKDMAKRFYIMLYLFLSRNYEHIDVVYITHHTTAKEVSEHDFFYSRETGGTIVSSALQLMDEIIEERYPAQQWNIYGAQASDGDNWQDDTPKCMQLLEKKLLPVCRYFTYIEINKLVPKAMWQHYQKLAIEHSHFTMRQIKDAQDIYPVFRELFKKAERTTSKVTYG